From a region of the Rhodococcus sp. 4CII genome:
- a CDS encoding phosphoadenosine phosphosulfate reductase family protein, whose amino-acid sequence MELFPSGFTPPTFVLSVPAKRQSLGPMQLADLRPIVHRSPPQGLLEVNFRSSTGGYFSPVVDKPYRADPPLLTVLGRSGEWDHQQPTRVTSQKLRDILIGAPSRAAYAAHGPGEIWGVRADESSKRTGCWSLYDNALSSHVARDCDGCCTNTTEQRQHHGGVIDRADRTRVFGPVWDWSVEEIWAYIAHHQLPANPVYDKLRQPGTPDKHLPTRLRRLAGARRRTRPCPPPDSRIRLIASGYRGTAPRELVRVSLRLWTSAAHPATNRCRDCSECHCDAAQNRVITRRATHVSSHSSPSRRIAWTRSPSSGATGT is encoded by the coding sequence ATGGAACTATTTCCGAGCGGATTCACACCGCCAACCTTCGTGTTGTCCGTCCCAGCTAAGCGGCAATCCCTCGGACCGATGCAACTGGCGGATCTCCGCCCAATCGTCCACAGATCACCTCCACAAGGCTTGTTGGAGGTCAATTTTCGTTCGTCGACAGGTGGTTATTTTTCACCCGTCGTCGACAAACCCTATCGTGCCGACCCACCACTGCTGACCGTCCTCGGACGCTCCGGCGAATGGGACCACCAACAGCCCACCCGCGTTACGAGCCAGAAGCTGCGCGACATTCTCATCGGCGCACCCTCCCGTGCGGCGTACGCGGCACATGGGCCGGGAGAAATCTGGGGCGTACGCGCTGACGAATCCTCGAAAAGGACCGGATGCTGGTCGCTCTACGACAACGCTCTCAGCAGCCACGTCGCACGCGACTGCGACGGCTGCTGCACCAACACGACCGAGCAACGCCAACACCACGGCGGCGTCATCGACCGAGCCGACCGAACACGTGTCTTCGGACCCGTGTGGGACTGGAGCGTCGAAGAGATCTGGGCATACATCGCCCACCACCAGCTACCGGCGAACCCCGTCTACGACAAACTCCGCCAGCCCGGCACACCCGATAAACACCTGCCCACGCGGCTGCGGCGGCTGGCCGGCGCTCGTCGAAGAACGCGTCCATGTCCTCCGCCGGATTCGCGAATTCGTCTGATTGCGAGTGGGTATCGCGGGACCGCTCCGAGAGAGTTGGTGCGAGTGTCACTTCGCTTGTGGACCTCGGCCGCCCACCCAGCCACAAATCGGTGTCGCGACTGTAGTGAGTGCCATTGCGACGCTGCGCAGAATCGCGTGATCACACGGCGGGCGACTCATGTGTCGTCCCATTCGAGTCCGAGCAGACGCATCGCCTGGACAAGGTCACCGTCGTCGGGTGCCACCGGCACCTGA
- a CDS encoding alpha/beta fold hydrolase, producing MNPSRMRRLRPVPNAEPQMMFRTIHGYRRAFRMTGDGPALLLLHGIGDNSSTWTEIIPHLAEKYTVIAPDLLGHGRSDKPRADYSVAAYANGMRDLLSTLGIDHATVIGHSLGGGIAMQFAYQFPQMVDRLILVSAGGITKDVHPLLRLAATPIVNEALKLLRLPGAVPAVRWAGTLLTRLHGTALRPGAALHDTPDLVRILTELPDPTAYEAYLRTLRAVVDWRGQTVTMLDRCYLTASLPIQLIWGDRDTVIPVSHAHTAHAAMPDSRLDIFEGAGHFPFRDDPMHFLHTIEKFLSDTRPSPFDETRWRQRLNTGTVEKALTRAAVFDAVESAERSAT from the coding sequence ATGAACCCCAGTCGCATGCGCAGGCTCAGGCCGGTGCCCAACGCCGAACCGCAGATGATGTTCCGCACCATCCACGGGTACCGGCGCGCCTTCCGCATGACCGGTGACGGCCCCGCGCTGCTGTTGTTGCACGGCATCGGCGACAACTCGTCGACATGGACCGAGATCATCCCGCACCTCGCCGAGAAATACACCGTGATCGCACCCGATCTACTCGGCCACGGACGCTCCGACAAGCCCCGTGCCGACTATTCCGTCGCCGCCTACGCCAACGGCATGCGCGATCTACTCTCGACCCTGGGAATCGACCACGCCACCGTGATCGGACATTCGCTCGGCGGCGGCATCGCGATGCAATTCGCCTACCAGTTCCCCCAGATGGTGGATCGGCTCATCCTGGTTTCCGCCGGCGGTATCACCAAGGACGTTCATCCGCTCCTGCGCCTGGCCGCGACGCCGATCGTCAACGAGGCACTGAAATTGCTGCGCCTGCCGGGAGCGGTCCCCGCGGTGCGATGGGCGGGAACCCTGTTGACTCGGCTGCACGGCACTGCCCTGCGCCCCGGTGCCGCCCTGCACGACACACCGGATCTGGTGCGGATCTTGACCGAACTGCCCGACCCCACCGCGTACGAGGCCTACCTACGCACCCTGCGGGCGGTGGTCGACTGGCGCGGACAGACGGTGACCATGCTCGACCGCTGCTATCTGACGGCAAGTCTCCCTATTCAACTCATCTGGGGAGATCGCGATACCGTCATCCCCGTCAGCCACGCCCACACCGCGCACGCGGCAATGCCGGATTCGCGCCTGGACATCTTCGAAGGCGCCGGTCACTTCCCCTTCCGGGACGACCCCATGCACTTCCTCCACACCATCGAGAAGTTCCTATCCGACACGCGCCCATCACCATTCGACGAGACCAGGTGGCGGCAACGGCTCAACACCGGAACCGTCGAGAAGGCCCTCACTCGTGCCGCTGTGTTCGATGCGGTGGAATCCGCCGAACGCAGCGCCACCTGA
- a CDS encoding CocE/NonD family hydrolase: protein MEIEFDVEATMRDGAVLRADVYRPVGDGPWPVLVQRTPYDRRAMLQMFLDPFTAVSRGYILIHQDTRGRFRSEGDWLPFTYEAEDGYDTVRWAASLPGSSGVVGMFGASYTGNTQWAAALAKPPELRAISPGVTWSDPSNGLHFRGGAIELGLNGWWSLTTGAGEIVARAQDPAQAFTALGAAIADFDGLVPDGYWGLPAAELPAVARHGVPDIGVRRALADPAAADGATIAGKHSSVEAAALSTGGWFDIFLQGTLDNHIAMTALGKPSRLIVGPWTHTARAGMAGGVVGEVNFGMASTYPGIAYDELQLDWFDHWLKGVNNGIDAEPPVKIFVMGINQWRSEAEWPPARAVDTPWYLGADATLTPAPPITEQTPDRYRYDPADPVRTRGGNLVMASEYPAGQFDQAATEQRPDVLVYTSEPLADNLEVTGQVRMRLHAATDAPSTDWVVRLCDVDTDGVSRNLCDGIQRIQAVPGEPGQYEIDLWSTSNVFLAGHRIRVQVTSSNFPRWDRNLNTAEPATTAVTIRTAQQTIFHDAARPSHIILPVVPPTP, encoded by the coding sequence ATGGAAATCGAATTCGATGTCGAGGCCACGATGCGCGACGGCGCCGTCCTTCGCGCCGATGTCTATCGGCCGGTCGGGGACGGCCCGTGGCCCGTTCTCGTCCAACGCACGCCCTACGATCGGCGCGCCATGCTGCAGATGTTCCTCGACCCGTTCACCGCGGTGTCCCGCGGTTACATCCTGATCCACCAGGACACCCGCGGGCGGTTCCGTTCCGAGGGCGACTGGCTCCCGTTCACCTACGAGGCCGAAGACGGCTACGACACCGTGCGCTGGGCGGCGAGTTTGCCGGGAAGCAGCGGCGTGGTCGGCATGTTCGGCGCCAGCTACACCGGCAATACCCAGTGGGCAGCGGCGCTTGCCAAGCCTCCGGAGCTGCGGGCGATCAGTCCCGGAGTCACCTGGAGCGATCCGAGCAACGGCCTGCACTTCCGCGGTGGCGCGATCGAGCTGGGTCTCAACGGGTGGTGGTCACTGACCACCGGTGCCGGCGAAATCGTGGCGCGGGCACAGGACCCGGCACAAGCTTTCACCGCCCTTGGCGCTGCCATCGCAGACTTCGACGGGCTCGTCCCCGACGGTTACTGGGGACTGCCGGCTGCGGAACTGCCCGCCGTCGCTCGCCACGGTGTCCCCGACATCGGCGTGCGCCGCGCGCTGGCCGATCCCGCCGCCGCCGACGGGGCCACGATCGCAGGCAAACACAGCAGCGTGGAGGCCGCCGCACTCAGCACCGGTGGCTGGTTCGACATCTTCCTGCAGGGCACCCTCGACAACCACATCGCCATGACTGCTCTGGGGAAACCCAGCCGCCTGATCGTCGGCCCGTGGACCCACACAGCCCGTGCCGGAATGGCCGGCGGCGTCGTCGGTGAGGTGAACTTCGGGATGGCGTCGACATATCCGGGCATCGCCTACGACGAGCTGCAACTGGACTGGTTCGACCATTGGCTCAAGGGCGTGAACAACGGTATCGATGCCGAGCCGCCGGTGAAGATCTTCGTCATGGGAATCAACCAGTGGCGTTCCGAGGCCGAATGGCCCCCCGCACGCGCTGTCGACACGCCCTGGTACCTCGGCGCCGACGCCACCCTGACCCCGGCCCCGCCCATCACCGAGCAGACTCCGGACCGCTACCGCTACGATCCCGCGGACCCGGTACGCACCCGCGGCGGCAACCTGGTCATGGCTTCCGAATACCCGGCCGGCCAGTTCGACCAGGCCGCCACCGAACAGCGCCCCGATGTACTCGTCTACACCAGCGAACCCCTCGCCGATAACCTCGAAGTCACCGGCCAGGTCCGCATGCGCCTGCACGCCGCCACGGACGCACCCTCCACCGACTGGGTCGTGCGGTTGTGCGACGTCGACACCGACGGCGTCTCACGCAACCTCTGCGACGGTATCCAGCGCATCCAGGCCGTCCCCGGCGAACCCGGCCAATACGAAATCGACCTGTGGTCGACCAGCAACGTCTTCCTCGCCGGACACCGCATCCGGGTCCAGGTCACCTCCAGCAACTTCCCCCGCTGGGACCGCAACCTCAACACCGCAGAACCCGCCACCACCGCGGTCACCATCCGCACCGCCCAGCAAACCATCTTCCACGACGCGGCACGACCCTCCCACATCATCCTGCCGGTCGTACCGCCCACGCCGTAA
- a CDS encoding RES domain-containing protein, translated as MTQVDHALVATARGSVWCAHRCGCEVYRVGFAPSPWEWTPWVYATDGRFTGRWDDPDGVWRTLYLGANLLACYLEVLAYARPSAQVIADLDEIVVDDEDAAAFPTVEPGRVPRSWCVPRLAAHGALTGWFAVPGHPETLATLRVGFRSAAIRHGLDDLDGAAIRDGRPRSLTQAISKWINTLGGPDGDPVTGVEFDSRHGDGLRLWAVYERPGDPVVSAHVTALDQVPVAPDDGDLVQAMRLLGLEWDDT; from the coding sequence ATGACCCAGGTCGACCATGCCCTCGTCGCCACGGCGCGAGGGTCGGTGTGGTGCGCCCACCGATGCGGCTGCGAGGTCTATCGGGTCGGGTTCGCGCCGTCGCCGTGGGAATGGACACCGTGGGTGTACGCCACCGATGGCCGGTTCACCGGCCGGTGGGACGACCCGGACGGTGTGTGGCGCACCCTCTACCTGGGCGCCAACCTCTTGGCCTGCTACCTGGAGGTCCTCGCCTACGCCCGGCCGAGCGCGCAGGTGATCGCAGATCTGGACGAGATCGTCGTCGACGACGAGGATGCCGCCGCATTCCCCACTGTCGAACCCGGCCGGGTGCCGCGCTCATGGTGCGTGCCTCGCCTGGCCGCCCACGGCGCGCTGACGGGGTGGTTCGCGGTTCCCGGTCATCCGGAGACGCTGGCCACGCTGCGTGTCGGGTTTCGGTCGGCCGCGATCCGGCACGGACTCGATGATCTGGACGGCGCCGCGATTCGGGATGGCCGCCCGCGGTCGTTGACGCAGGCAATCTCCAAGTGGATCAACACCCTTGGTGGCCCGGACGGAGATCCGGTGACCGGTGTGGAGTTCGACTCGCGGCACGGTGACGGGCTGCGGCTGTGGGCAGTCTACGAGCGACCGGGTGACCCGGTGGTCAGCGCCCACGTCACCGCACTGGATCAGGTGCCGGTGGCACCCGACGACGGTGACCTTGTCCAGGCGATGCGTCTGCTCGGACTCGAATGGGACGACACATGA
- a CDS encoding HNH endonuclease, with product MRLLSAEFPDQFPFHRNWKTTDTHPVYWSLSATHDHVVPLSHGGDPLDAGNIVTACWPCNSRKSGLLLDDVGFNFPENVDALHEKRSPCSGR from the coding sequence ATGCGTCTGCTGTCCGCGGAGTTTCCCGACCAGTTCCCCTTCCATCGCAACTGGAAGACCACCGACACTCACCCCGTGTACTGGTCACTGTCGGCCACCCACGATCACGTCGTGCCGCTCTCGCACGGAGGCGACCCGCTCGACGCCGGCAACATCGTCACGGCGTGCTGGCCGTGCAATTCGCGCAAGTCCGGCCTCCTTCTCGACGATGTGGGCTTTAACTTCCCCGAAAACGTCGATGCGCTCCATGAGAAGCGGTCTCCTTGTTCAGGGAGGTGA
- a CDS encoding acyl-CoA dehydrogenase family protein: MSNDKPARTRRALYDDEHEAFRDSFRSFLESRVVPQYAQWERDGIVPRKVFREAGDLGFLGMDIPEEYGGGGVSDFRFNAVVAEEIARTGTVSVGINLHNDICVPYFLAYADDEQRKRWLPGLASGELIAAIAMTEPGTGSDLAGIGTTAALDGDHYVLNGSKTFISNGHNADLVIVAARTERDADRHGGLSLIVVERGTPGFERGRNLEKIGMHAQDTAELFFDNARVPAANLLGKPGSGFRSLVSNLAQERMTIAVASIASAAQALEWAVGYVKERRVFGRSVGSYQNTRFVLASIKTEVEVMQAFVDSCVAELVAGTLTPERAAMAKLAASELQGTATDRCLQLFGGYGYMTEYPIARAYVDARIGRIYGGTSEVMREIIGRSMGL; this comes from the coding sequence ATGAGCAATGACAAACCTGCGCGCACTCGCCGCGCCCTGTACGACGACGAACATGAAGCCTTCCGCGACAGCTTCCGATCCTTCCTGGAATCGAGGGTGGTGCCGCAATACGCCCAGTGGGAGCGCGACGGCATCGTGCCCCGCAAGGTCTTCCGTGAGGCCGGCGACCTCGGCTTTCTGGGAATGGATATTCCGGAGGAGTACGGCGGCGGCGGAGTATCGGACTTCCGCTTCAATGCGGTCGTCGCGGAGGAGATCGCTCGCACCGGGACGGTCTCGGTCGGCATCAATTTGCACAACGACATCTGCGTCCCGTATTTCTTGGCCTACGCCGACGACGAGCAGCGGAAACGTTGGCTTCCCGGATTGGCGTCGGGCGAGTTGATCGCGGCGATCGCGATGACCGAACCCGGTACAGGTTCGGATCTCGCTGGTATCGGCACCACGGCGGCCCTCGACGGTGACCACTACGTGCTGAACGGAAGCAAGACGTTCATCTCCAACGGACACAACGCCGACCTGGTCATCGTCGCGGCGCGCACCGAGCGGGACGCGGACCGTCACGGTGGTCTGTCGTTGATCGTCGTCGAGCGGGGCACTCCCGGGTTCGAGCGGGGCCGAAACCTCGAGAAGATCGGCATGCATGCGCAGGACACCGCGGAGTTGTTCTTCGACAATGCGCGGGTGCCGGCGGCCAACCTGCTCGGGAAGCCGGGAAGCGGGTTCCGCTCGCTCGTGTCGAATTTGGCGCAGGAACGCATGACCATCGCCGTGGCGAGTATCGCGTCCGCCGCACAGGCCTTGGAGTGGGCGGTGGGGTATGTGAAGGAACGCCGCGTCTTCGGGCGCAGTGTGGGGAGCTACCAGAACACCCGATTCGTGCTGGCGAGCATCAAGACCGAGGTGGAGGTGATGCAGGCCTTCGTCGACAGTTGCGTCGCCGAACTCGTCGCCGGGACCTTGACGCCCGAACGCGCGGCGATGGCCAAACTCGCGGCCTCCGAGTTGCAGGGCACCGCCACCGACCGCTGCCTGCAACTGTTCGGCGGCTACGGCTACATGACCGAGTACCCCATCGCGCGGGCCTACGTCGATGCGCGGATCGGACGCATCTACGGCGGCACGAGTGAGGTCATGCGCGAAATCATCGGCCGATCGATGGGGCTCTGA
- a CDS encoding enoyl-CoA hydratase: MSTDISGLDTSIDNGLLRLTFNRPTRLNAVTAESLNAVADALESKADDPSVAAAVLTGTGRAFCTGADLGSADTSRPPSATTIDAANRAVAAIRAFPRPVVGAVNGPAAGVGVSLALACDLTVATESSYFQLAFTTVGLMPDGGATALVAASIGRARALRMALLADRLPASAALATGLIADVFPDTEFADAVEALTRRLASGPVNAYRWTKDAVNDATLTELDNTFARERKGQLDLLASADFEEGLAAFLEKRAAVFGGVA; this comes from the coding sequence ATGAGCACCGACATCTCGGGCCTCGACACGAGCATCGACAACGGCCTGCTCCGCCTTACCTTCAATCGCCCCACACGCCTGAACGCAGTCACGGCCGAATCCCTCAATGCGGTAGCCGACGCTCTCGAGTCGAAGGCTGATGACCCCTCGGTGGCGGCAGCAGTCCTCACCGGCACCGGGCGTGCCTTCTGCACCGGCGCCGACTTGGGATCGGCGGACACATCCCGGCCACCGTCCGCCACGACAATCGACGCCGCGAACCGGGCAGTGGCTGCGATTCGTGCGTTTCCGCGTCCCGTCGTCGGCGCGGTCAACGGACCTGCCGCAGGCGTGGGCGTCTCCCTCGCGCTCGCCTGCGACCTCACCGTCGCCACCGAGTCCAGCTACTTCCAACTGGCATTCACGACGGTGGGTCTCATGCCCGACGGCGGTGCCACCGCACTCGTCGCGGCCTCGATAGGCCGGGCCCGTGCATTGAGAATGGCCCTTCTCGCCGACCGCCTCCCAGCGTCTGCTGCGCTCGCGACTGGGCTGATCGCCGACGTCTTCCCCGACACCGAGTTCGCGGACGCGGTCGAGGCCCTCACGCGGCGTCTCGCCAGTGGCCCTGTCAACGCCTACAGATGGACGAAGGACGCCGTTAACGACGCCACCCTCACTGAGCTCGACAACACTTTTGCCCGCGAACGGAAAGGACAACTCGACCTGCTTGCATCCGCCGACTTCGAGGAAGGCCTCGCCGCCTTCCTCGAGAAGCGCGCCGCGGTGTTCGGCGGAGTTGCGTAA
- a CDS encoding TetR/AcrR family transcriptional regulator has translation MARAGSAPNRATMNTPRRRRVDAARRDELLARIEEIFLTEGFTSVTVDDLTQRLRCSKATLYSVASTKEQLVIAATKHFFGAAADQIEAAVAAESDPRQRIATYLGGVASAMRRNSRAFYDDMVSYQPTAEIYGRNTAQAAQRVHELIDEGVDGGHFRATDAAFAAQLVALAIDAVQSGVLLERTGLSAADAFGELGDLLLHGLLRTDGRQG, from the coding sequence ATGGCACGTGCAGGATCGGCGCCGAACCGCGCGACGATGAATACTCCGCGCCGTCGACGCGTCGACGCCGCCCGCCGGGACGAGTTGCTGGCACGGATCGAGGAGATCTTCCTGACGGAGGGGTTCACGTCGGTCACCGTCGACGACCTCACCCAGCGCCTACGGTGCTCGAAGGCCACCCTCTACAGTGTGGCGTCGACGAAGGAACAACTCGTCATCGCCGCCACCAAACACTTCTTCGGCGCCGCCGCGGACCAGATCGAAGCGGCCGTCGCCGCCGAATCCGACCCCCGTCAGCGGATCGCGACGTATCTCGGCGGTGTCGCATCGGCGATGCGCCGCAACTCCCGCGCGTTCTACGACGACATGGTCTCGTACCAGCCGACCGCAGAGATCTACGGCCGCAATACCGCGCAGGCCGCGCAGCGGGTGCACGAGTTGATCGACGAGGGTGTCGACGGCGGTCACTTCCGGGCCACCGACGCCGCGTTCGCCGCCCAGCTGGTGGCGCTGGCGATCGACGCCGTCCAGTCCGGTGTGCTGCTCGAGCGCACCGGACTGTCCGCGGCCGATGCCTTCGGAGAACTCGGTGATCTTTTGCTGCACGGGCTCCTGCGCACTGACGGTCGCCAGGGGTAG
- a CDS encoding SDR family NAD(P)-dependent oxidoreductase, whose amino-acid sequence MTDRLAGKVSVVTGAGGGLGQAAALTFAREGAIVVAAELNADLLAKTVELAEAAGTPIHTATVDLTTEDGAQGLMNGVVQQHGRIDSLITAASFVDFAPIGEMTLPQWQHTMKGELDTVFLSISAAWPHMVAQQSGSIVNFGSLAGWRATRGLGASAHAVGKGGMIAFSRQLALEGGPHGIRVNSISPGVIETPGGREAFKHVPAFEEGARTKTIINRLGSPQDIAWGLVYLCSDEASWITGTDLSIDGGASAW is encoded by the coding sequence GTGACCGATCGACTCGCAGGAAAAGTGTCAGTTGTGACCGGCGCCGGAGGGGGGCTCGGTCAGGCGGCCGCCCTGACATTCGCCCGCGAGGGCGCCATTGTCGTCGCCGCAGAACTGAATGCGGACTTGCTCGCGAAGACCGTCGAGCTCGCGGAGGCTGCAGGAACGCCGATTCATACAGCGACTGTCGACCTGACCACCGAAGACGGTGCCCAGGGCCTGATGAACGGCGTTGTCCAACAGCACGGTCGCATCGACAGCCTGATCACCGCCGCCTCATTCGTCGATTTCGCTCCGATCGGTGAGATGACACTCCCGCAGTGGCAGCACACGATGAAGGGCGAGCTCGACACCGTGTTCTTGTCGATCAGTGCTGCGTGGCCACACATGGTCGCGCAGCAGAGTGGGTCGATCGTGAACTTCGGTTCGCTTGCGGGATGGCGCGCGACAAGAGGCCTCGGGGCCAGCGCACATGCCGTCGGAAAGGGTGGCATGATCGCTTTTTCTCGTCAGCTCGCCCTCGAGGGCGGTCCTCACGGCATCCGTGTGAACTCCATTTCTCCGGGGGTCATCGAGACCCCTGGGGGGCGGGAGGCTTTCAAACACGTGCCGGCGTTCGAAGAAGGCGCCCGCACCAAGACGATCATCAACCGCCTTGGATCCCCTCAGGACATCGCTTGGGGACTGGTCTACCTCTGCTCCGACGAGGCGAGCTGGATCACCGGAACTGATTTGAGCATCGACGGTGGAGCCAGTGCTTGGTGA
- a CDS encoding cupin domain-containing protein yields the protein MTTTDSTHVTLTDHPPAVTNGAFRTPAPGREVTYTLDGEQKSLFVLAEASQTNRRLTVAVHELAPGEDSGFHLHSLEDEGFYVLEGTVTFDMPHDDLVIEAGPGEFVWHPMGRAHKLRAGAQGAKVLQYLVPGTDLVPKFFEEAGATALSVAELAEKSFREFGVRVFGPEGPPPSTRPALSRGPLTPDARLLGPTEIDRMVNAPFKSDPDNKYELNVGGGQMTSTELIFHAWGHQTGDLFDLLEVAWSAPDIVFPHVHTLEEEGFYILEGEFTLYVAEPTGVTKQVGRPGDFVWGPRDYPHYYHISGESGARVLTCLVPGGGGFLNFFYALATENRGADLSTPEKLQAYMEWVTKTSANYFLGPDEWPGVFPVKDLS from the coding sequence ATGACCACCACTGACAGCACGCACGTCACGCTGACGGACCATCCACCAGCAGTGACGAACGGGGCCTTCAGGACCCCCGCTCCAGGTCGTGAAGTCACTTACACTCTCGACGGCGAGCAGAAGTCGCTCTTCGTCCTCGCCGAGGCCAGCCAGACCAACCGGCGACTCACCGTCGCCGTGCACGAACTCGCCCCGGGCGAGGACTCTGGATTTCACTTGCACTCGCTCGAGGACGAGGGTTTCTACGTCCTGGAGGGCACTGTCACCTTTGACATGCCGCACGACGATCTGGTGATCGAGGCAGGACCGGGCGAGTTCGTGTGGCACCCCATGGGGCGTGCGCACAAGCTGCGGGCGGGTGCTCAGGGGGCCAAGGTCCTGCAGTATCTCGTGCCAGGCACCGATCTCGTGCCCAAGTTTTTCGAGGAGGCCGGCGCGACGGCCCTCAGTGTGGCTGAGTTGGCCGAGAAGTCATTCCGGGAGTTCGGCGTTCGCGTCTTCGGGCCGGAAGGTCCCCCGCCGTCGACCCGGCCGGCGCTGTCCCGCGGTCCGTTGACCCCGGACGCTCGCCTCTTGGGGCCCACCGAGATCGATCGAATGGTCAATGCGCCTTTCAAGTCCGATCCTGACAACAAGTACGAGCTGAACGTCGGCGGGGGCCAAATGACCAGCACCGAGCTCATCTTCCACGCCTGGGGCCACCAGACCGGTGATCTTTTCGATCTGCTCGAGGTGGCGTGGTCGGCTCCAGACATCGTCTTCCCGCACGTTCACACGCTGGAGGAGGAAGGCTTTTACATCCTCGAGGGCGAGTTCACTCTGTACGTGGCCGAGCCCACCGGAGTGACCAAGCAGGTAGGACGGCCCGGGGACTTCGTGTGGGGTCCGCGGGACTACCCGCACTACTACCACATCTCTGGAGAGTCCGGCGCACGTGTGCTGACCTGCCTCGTCCCGGGAGGTGGAGGATTTCTGAACTTCTTCTACGCGCTCGCCACTGAGAACAGGGGCGCCGACCTCTCGACCCCCGAGAAGCTCCAGGCCTACATGGAGTGGGTAACGAAGACCAGCGCCAACTATTTTCTCGGTCCTGACGAGTGGCCAGGCGTGTTCCCGGTGAAAGACCTCAGCTGA
- a CDS encoding Dabb family protein, translated as MRFSLQDGLTVAERDEVCRQIRSLVDLPMVISSSVCQDLGNPANGFSHTAIVLFEGSADYLSYLTDPDHAVIIDFVIPRWKKAMFCDASDEFDPTLYDRIRKTISEMASTPKIIEHIAAITA; from the coding sequence ATGAGGTTTTCCCTCCAAGACGGACTGACAGTTGCAGAACGCGACGAAGTATGCAGGCAGATTCGCTCGCTGGTAGATCTGCCGATGGTGATCTCGAGCTCCGTATGTCAAGATCTGGGGAATCCCGCCAACGGCTTCTCGCACACCGCTATCGTGCTGTTCGAGGGATCGGCCGATTATCTGAGCTACCTCACGGACCCCGACCACGCCGTCATCATCGACTTCGTCATCCCTCGGTGGAAGAAAGCAATGTTCTGTGACGCGTCGGACGAGTTCGATCCGACCCTCTATGATCGAATTCGGAAAACCATAAGCGAGATGGCAAGCACGCCAAAGATTATCGAGCACATCGCAGCGATAACGGCATGA